Part of the Sporosarcina sp. FSL K6-2383 genome is shown below.
ATCTTGAAGTATGGATTCCAACACAGAATCTTTACCGTGAAATCTCATCTTGTTCAAACTTTGAAGACTTCCAAGCACGTCGCGCGCATATTCGTTTCCGTCGTGAAGCGGGCGCGAAGCCTGAGTATGTGCATACATTGAATGGTAGTGGTTTAGCGATTGGTCGTACAGTAGCGGCGATCCTTGAAAATTACCAGCAGGAAGACGGCTCAGTTGTCATTCCAGAAGTGTTGCGTCCGTATATGGGTGGAAAAGAAGTTATTACGAAGTAATTAATTCACGTGTTCACTGTACTCCGGTGTCTAGTTACTGACACATTCAGTGGAATTAAAAAGGCGCGCGCTGAAGTCATTCGACTTTTTGCGCCGCCTCTTTTTTTGCATTCTTTTTACGTTCTCTTATCGCCTTGAAAAAAGTCGTCAGCATCTCGCCACATTCATCTGCCAACACACCCTCGACTACATCACATTCATGATTGAAGCGTGGGTCGTTCAACAGACGATATAATGAGTCGACACAACCGCCCTTCGGATCGCGGGCGGCGTAAACAACGCGTGGAATTCTGGATTGTAAAATTGCACCTGCGCACATTGGGCATGGTTCAAGCGTGACGTATAACGTCGTATCTTCTAGCCGCCAGCTACCGATTTCCTGACAGGCTTCTTGAATGGCGGATAGTTCTGCATGGGTGACAGCATTTTGCGTAGTTTCCCGCAAATTATGTGCACGCGCAATGACTTGGTCATTATGGACAATGATTGCGCCTATTGGTACCTCTCCAATCGCTTGCGCCTTCATCGCTTCTTCTACTGCCAGTTGCATATATCGTCGATCTTTTTCAAATGTAGTCATCTCATCACATCGCTCCTTGAAAGTAGTGTAGCATGAATCAAATACGCTAGGGGCTTTCACTTTGTTTCAGCAGGTATTGAAAGCTCCTGTATTTCCCTCATCACTTTTAGTAAAAAAGTATTTGCCGAATAAAGTTAAAATTGTTCCACGTGAATCATTTCATTGTAATCACTCTATTTTTCATTCCCTTCGTGTGATAAAATAAGGAGCATTACTTATTTGTATTACGAAGGAGGATTTCCGATGTCGGTTCCGTTCATAGCGGTCGAAGGTCCGATTGGTGTTGGAAAAACATCACTTTCCACGGCGATTGCAGACAGACAACAATTCCATCAGCTAAAAGAAATTGTGGATGAAAATCCATTTTTAAATAAATTTTACGATAACATTGAGGAATGGAGCTTCCAAACCGAAATGTTTTTTCTCTGTAACCGCTACAAACAGCTTAGTGATATTAAAAACGAAATTTTAGTAGAAGAGAAATCAGTTGTTGCTGATTATCATATTTTCAAAAACCTCATTTTTGCGAAACGTACACTACGTCCCGAAGAGTATGTGAAGTACGAGGAAATCTATAAAATTTTAACCAAGGACATGCCTGTACCGAACGTGATTGTCTACCTACATGCGAGCTTAGATACGCTCATGAAACGAATAGGTATGCGTGGTCGTGATTTCGAGAAAAACATGGACCCCGCTTATATGGAGCAGCTATCAGAAGACTACGAGACGTTCATCACTTATTTTGAAACGGCACATCCTGAAATTCCTGTGCTTCGATTCAATGGAGATGAGCTAGACTTCGTGAATAATGCTCAGGATTTGCAATTTATTTTAGATACCGTTGATGCAACGATACAAAAAGGAGTAACTGTGAATGAACTTACGTGAAAAATATGGTATTCCAAATAATGCTGTCATTACAATTGCTGGGACGGTTGGTGTTGGGAAATCGACGATGACACAGGCACTTGCAGATGCACTGAATTTTAGGACATCCTTTGAAAATGTCGATCAGAATCCGTATCTCGATCGTTTTTATGATGACTTTGAAAAATGGAGCTTCCATTTGCAAATTTACTTCTTGGCGGAGCGTTTTAAAGAGCAGAAGCGTATTTTTGAATATGGCGGTGGGTTTATCCAAGACCGTTCAATTTATGAGGATACAGGGATTTTTGCGAAAATGCATCAGGAAAAGGGTACGATGGATCCTGTTGATTATGAAACATATACAAATTTATTTGAGGCAATGGTGATGACGCCATATTTCCCGCATCCGACATTACTTGTATATTTGGAAGGGTCGCTGGATGAAATTGTGGCACGTGTTCAAGAGCGTGGTCGTCCAATGGAGCAGCAGACGCCGATTTCCTACTGGGAAGAGATGCACGGACGCTATGATAAGTGGATCAATTCATTCAATACATGTCCAGTGCTGCGACTGAATATTAATGATTATGATCTGATTAAAAACCCACAAGCAGTAGAAACAATTGTCGAACGTATTGGGTATATGCTTGATCAGACAGCATTTTTGAGGAAATGATTATAAGTAAGAAGTGCATTGGGATCAATTATCCAATGCGCTTTTTTGTATTTATCAAGAAGCCCTGAACTTTTGTCTTTCCATGAATAAGATAGAGTGTTTACACTTACGGAAGTTTTGGGAGTTGGGATAGCGTGAATCATTATTGGGGGAGAGTGTATTTATACTGTTATCCGATGCAGCCGTGTTTAATAGGGCCGTTGGACTGTGTGAATAAGGCTGAAGCTGCATTGAGAAGTACAATGCGGCGTTTGTGGGGAGAGCATACTACCTGGACGAGGGCTGCTGTCAGTAGTCTTATTTTTACATTGCCGGACGTTAGCTTTGTTGTAGCACGTCTTTTTCGTACAGCAATCGATTTGGGTGGTGCATTACGACCTTTTTACGGTGATGAGGTAGCCAAGAGGTATAGTCAATTGTTAACAAGGTATATCACACTAGTAGGTGACTTCATCAACGCTACATTAGTAGGAAATGTAGAAAAGGCAGCGACGATAGAAAAAAATTGGTTCCGTAATGGAACGGAGATTACGCTATTTTTAAGTAATATTAACCCTTACCTATCAGCAGTAGAGTTTCAGGAGATGTTTGACGAGCAATTGATGCTCATCAAGCAAGGGATGATGAGTGTATTCGACAAAGATTTTAAAGCGAGCGTAGACCTATTTGACTTAATGGAGATAGGTGTTTTAGAAATGTCGGATACGATAACGGATGCAATTGTTAAGCAATTTCCCTATAAGTTCATGTCGGTGTACGGATGATTGAGTAAGCAGGGAGGGAGAGATTGTAAAATGTACCCTTATTCAAATGAACAGCTTATCTCCCAGACGATGGGATCGACGGATAGTGTGGAACCCTATGCGCAATATACAGCCCCCGTCAGGTATATTTTGGACAATGCGGTTGAGTCACAAGGGAGATACTGCATAAGTAAGGCAGAGGTTGATTTTATAAATATGAATCGACTTTTGTGGATGGAGCATGTTAATTGGACGCGAATGACGATTATTAGTATTGTATTTAGTTTACCTGATTTGTCGTTCGTCCAAGAACGTTTATTGAGAAATGCAACGGATTTGGGGAATTGTTTACGACCTTTCTATGGAGACAAAGTGGCTGATCATTACACTGTACTTATTAAAGAACACCTATTGCTAGCAGCAGAATTAGTCACGGCGGCTACTAAAGGAGAGGCGCAAAAGGCGACGGAGGCGGAGAAGCAGTGGTATCGCAATGCGGATGATATTGCCAAGTTTTTAAGTGGCATCAATCCGTATTTAGGCATGGAAGAAGTAAAGCAAATGTTTTACATGCACTTGGCTTTAACAAAGAATGAAGCCGTTTATATGATACAGAAAAACTATAAAGCAGATGTTGAGGTGTTCGATAAAATCGAAGAGCAGGCCTTAGAAATGTCAGATATGATAGCGGAAGCGATTGTGAGGTAGTTTCCGGGTATGTTCATGCCACAATGCTAATACAAACGGGGTTGTCTAATAAGTTATGAGGTGAATCGTTCTAGAGGGTAATACTATTTATGATTGAAAAAGGGGCTGCCGGCTTGTCATTATGACTTTTCGGCTAACCCCGTTTTTTTATTTAGGAAAGTACAGTAGATTTAACAAAAAACTCCGCATACAACTCCTTCAAAATTTTCGTTTCGTCTTTCTTATGAACGCCAAAGACCAAACTCACTTCGGAAGACCCTTGGTTAATCATTTGGATGCTAGCACCTGTACGTGCGACGGCAGAGGCGGCACGTGCAGCAAGTCCTGTTGAATGACGCATACCTTCACCAACGAGCACAATCATGGAGAAGTCGTTTTGGACATGAACATCATCTGCTTTTAGTTCCTCTTTGACGCGCTGAATGATACGTGCTTCTTTATCTTCATTGATGAATTTGCTTCGCAGGATGACAGATAAGTTATCAATGCCGGATGGTGTATGTTCGAACGGAATTTCTTCTTCTTCTAAAATTTGCAGTAGGCGGCGTCCGAACCCAATTTCTTGGTTCATTAAATATTTGTCAACGAACAGTGTAGAAAATCCATCGTCTGCTGCAATGCCGATAACAGGCTGAGTGGAATTATTACGCTCTTTCACAATCAATGTGCCGGGTGCTTCCGGGTTATTGGTATTTTTAATACATACAGGAACAGACCGACGGAATGCGGGCATCAATGCTTCGTCGTGGAAGACAGAAAATCCTGCATAGGCTAGTTCTCGCATTTCACGGTAAGTCATTTTGTCGATGGCAATGGGGTTATCGACAACTGTTGGATTGGCCGCAAAGACGGAGTCGACGTCTGTGAAGTTTTCATAGAGTTCAGCTTCCGTTGCTGCTGCTAGCAGTGATCCTGTAATATCGGACCCCCCTCGATTGAATGTACGGAGTGTTCCGTCTTCTGTGTAGCCGAAAAAGCCTGGGAAGACGACGATGCCGGGTTCATCGCGCAATTTGACGAGGCGTTCATCGCCTTCTGGCAAAGCACGTACACGCTCAGGTCGATCATTGACGAGCAGTCCTGCTTCTTTAGGACATATGTATTTGGCATCCATGCCGATATGTTTGAAATAGGCGGCAATAAGCTTTGCATTATTATCTTCACCGGATGCTTTTAAATAATCCATATAGAGAACGGGATCATTTTTATCCCTTCCAAGACGTTGTTGTAAATCTTGTTCGATGACGTGGACGATTTCCTCAGAAAGACCAAGTCCTTCAGCAATCAGTCGATAACGATTGACGACTTCTTCAAGTTCGTGAGCTGTTTCTTTATCAGTAAGTGCCTGTTCTGCAAGGCGAATGAGTAAATCTGTTACTTTTTCATCGTCACCAAATCTTTTACCAGGTGCCGAGACGACAATAATTTTACGTGCAGGGTCAGATGTGACGATGGCTGCTACTTTTTTGATTTGCTCAGCTGATGCGACGGATGTTCCCCCAAATTTAGATACTTTCATTTTCATCAAATCCTATCTTTAAATTAGTGACAATTATATGTTTTTTTAGACTTTATCTCGAATCAGGGTTGTTATTGACCGAATATTTCACTATACTGTCCTTATGCAAAGAACGATTGTTTTTTCATAGTGTACATACAGTTAGGAGAATCGTCAATGAAAAATGAGATTAATATTGGATTATTAGGATTTGGAGTTGTAGGAAGTGGCGTCGCTAAAATCTTAGAAAACCATCAAGAAGACTTGCGCCACAAGCTTGGTGTACCTGTGGAGATTAAAAAAGTTCTTGTGAAAGATCAACATAAAAAAAGGGACACCGCGTTGTCGTCAGATATTTTCACAACGGATTTAAATGAGATACTAGAAGATCCATCTATCGATCTCATTGTAGAAGTGATTGGTGGGACGTGTGAGGCGAAAGAAGCCATTGAGAGTTCACTGCGTGCAGGAAAAGGCGTTGTGACAGCTAATAAAGATGTGATGGCGGAATATGGCCCAGGGCTGTTACAGCTAGCGGATGATAATAAATGTGATCTATTTTATGAAGCAAGTGTTGGTGGTGGGATTCCGCTGATTCGCACGTTGGAAGATGGTTTGGCATCTGATCGGATTAGTGCATTGACAGGTATCGTGAACGGTACGACGAACTTTATCCTTACGAAGATGAAGCATGACAAGATGAGCTATGAAGATGCATTGGCAGAGGCAACAGAGCTTGGTTTTGCGGAAGCAGATCCCTCAGCAGACGTTGACGGTATTGATGCTGCGCGTAAAATGGTGATTTTGGCTTCACTGGCATTCTCAACAGAAGTCCTTTTAGAGGATGTGTTTGTCAGGGGACTAAAAGAAATTCGCGACGGTGATTTGGAGCTTGCGGAGCAATTTGGCTATACAGTGAAGTTGGCAGGGTCTGCTAAGAAGAATTCGGATGGTATTGAAGTGGCAGTTGAGCCCGTTCTGTTCCCAAATTCACATCCATTGGCATCAGTGAACAATGAATTCAACGCGGTATATGTGTATGGAGATGCAGTTGGGGAGACAATGTTCTATGGTCCTGGTGCTGGTTCGTTACCGACTGCAACATCTGTTACAGGCGATATTGTAGCCGCATGTCGTAATTTACTGATGGGCGTCAATGGGAAGAGGCCACACGCTCCTCAATATGAACGTAAGGTGAAAAGTGATGAAACGAAGCTGGCGCGTTACTTCCATCGCATTCGTGTGAGGGATGAGATTGGTGTTCTTACGAAGCTGACAGCTATTTATAGTAGTCAAGGTGCAAGTTTAGCGACGGTTATTCAGCACTCCGATAAAACAGAGACTGATGCGGATTTGATTTTCATTACACATCAAATTTCTCGTAAACAGCATTTAAATATTGTCGCTGAATTAAATCAAACACCAGAGGTCATTGGCTTACTAAGTCATTACCGAGTTGAGGGGGAATAATGATGAGAAGATGGAATGGATTGATTGACGAGTATAAGGAATGGTTGCCAGTGACGGAGGAAACGCCGGCATTGACGTTACAGGAAGGAAATACACCACTCATTCACCTAACGAATTTGTCTAAACAATGGGGAATCGAACTTTACGTGAAAACGGAAGGGACGAATCCGACTGGATCTTTCAAAGATCGTGGGATGGTGATGGCGGTTGCGAAGGCCAAAGAGGAAGGGAAAGAAGTCCTTATTTGTGCATCGACTGGGAATACATCGGCATCTGCCGCGGCATATGGCGCGCGTGCAGGGATGCGGACGATTGTTGTTATTCCTGAAGGGAAAATTGCACTTGGGAAATTAGCACAAGCGAAAATGTACGGGGCAGAAATTGTAGAGATTGCTGGTAACTTCGACGTGGCGCTTGATATGGTTCGGGAGGCGGGCGAAGGAAAAGTAGCAGTTGTGAACTCTATTAACCCGTATCGCTTGGAGGGCCAGAAAACGATTGCTTTTGAAGCGATTGAGCAGCTTGGGAGAGTGCCGGACATTTTTGCATTACCAGTAGGGAACGCAGGCAATATTTCAGCGGCTTGGAAAGGCTTTAAAGAATACGCAGAGCGCAAAGGAACTGCTTTACCAGCGTTGCTTGGTGTACAGGCAGACGGGGCAGCACCGATTGTCTATGACCGTGTATTTGAAAACCCTGAAACAGTTGCAACAGCAATCCGTATCGGTAATCCTGCGAGCTGGCAATTGGCGAAAGGTGCACTTGCAGAATCGAACGGCGCAATTTTGTCAGTAACGGATGAAGAGATTTTGGAAGCATACAGCTTGATTGCTTCAACGGAAGGTGTTTTTGCTGAACCAGGATCATGTGCAACGATTGCGGGCATTAAAAAGCGTCTGGATGCGGGAATGATTGAAAAAGGTTCAACGATTGTTGGTGTGTTGACAGGGAATGGGCTGAAGGATCCTGAGACAGCAATTAGGGTGAACGAACAGAAGTCATTACTGTCACGTGATCAATTTGACGCGTTATTGAATGAATTGAAAGAAGGAGCAAAGTAATGGGGGAAGCCAATTTTTCAGTCGTCGTACCCGCTACGACGGCCAATCTTGGCCCAGGCTTTGATAGCATTGGACTTGCGCTTGCTTTATATATGACGGTTGATGTCAAGTTGGCAGAAGAGTGGTTTGTTCAATACGAGGGTGAAGAGTACCAGGGTTTGGCCAGCGGGGAAGATAATCTGATTGTGACGACGATTCAGTATGTGGCGAAACGTTATAATCGAGTGGTCACTCCGCAACAGTTGGTTGTTCGATCGGATATCCCACTTGGAAAAGGGCTTGGCAGTAGCGCAACAGCAATTGCAGGTGGCATTGAAATTGCGAATCAGTTGCTTAAACTGAGTCTTTCATCTAAGGATAAGGTGTTGATTGGTAGCGAATTAGAAGGCCATGCCGACAATGTGTCAGCTGCGTTACTGGGCGGTGTGACGATTTCTTATTTTGACGGGGGTGAGATCGACGTTATTCATCTACCGGAACCTCAAATCGGTGTTATCATCCTTGTTCCACCAAAGGCATTACCGACGAAAGAGTCGCGCGGGCTCCTTCCAGGCGAATTACCACATGCAGTCGCGATTTCAGGTAGTGCTGCAAGTAGCGTGATGACGGCAGCTATCGCACAAGGAGACTGGGAAACCGCAGGCAAGATGATGGAAAAGGATATTTTTCATGAGCCTTATCGCAAGCCTTTATTTCCAGATTTTGAGAAAATTCGTTCCACTTCTCGTGATTACGGAGCATATGGAATGACGATTAGTGGTGCTGGTCCATCGCTGTTCATCGCAGTGAAGCAGGGGGAAGAGGCTGGCGTAGCTAGTAAACTAGCGGCTGAATTTCCTTATTATGACTGCTTAACAATTAAGCCATCTATTGCAGGTGCCATCGTTCGGTAAATGAAAAAGAAGCAGGCCCTAAAATGGGTCTGCTTCTTTTGGTTTTAAGTAAATGTCCAAAATAAAAATCCGTTATCAAATAACGAATTCAATCTCCAAACTTATGCGCTAAGTTGAAAATATGGAGGAGGTAGAGGGATTCGAACCCCCGCGCGGTTTAACCCGCCTGACGGTTTTCAAGACCGTTCCCTTCAGCCGAACTTGGGTATACCTCCGTATCAACAAAATACAATTTATCATGTTTAGATCGCGCTGTCAACAGGTTATCTAATATAAAATAATTGAAATAACTTCACGGATAAATATTTGATTTTTTACGAGACAATGAGTATACTAAGAAATGCCGTGCTAGGTGGGGAGGTAGCGGTGCCCTATCACTTGCAATCCGCTCTAGCAAGACTGAATTCCTTCTCGAGGCTGTCCGTATTGTAGGGTCTGCCTTTTGCACGTAGTGTTGACGTTTGGGTCTCGCGCAATGGAAACCCATGAACCATGTCAGGTCCGGAAGGAAGCAGCATTAAGTGGACTTTTTCATGTGCCGCGGGGTCGCCTAGACCGAGCTGGCGACAGGAGTAACGCTTATGTGCGGCTGCCAGAGGAAGGTGCACGGCTTTAATTTTATAATTCAACTCGTCCATTTTAGGGCGAGTTTTTTATTTTCTTTAGCAGGAACTTAGACTGCATACCCGCATTCAGCGGGCACAATTCGAAATTTGGACGCAATTACGCCGAGGCGTAATTGAATGTTTAAAAATTTATACTCAGGCTATTTGTGTTATACTAGAAATATTATTGCATGGCGTCAAAAGGAGGAAAAACTGTTGGTTTATCAAGCTTTTTATCGTGTATATCGACCTCAGTCGTTTGCTGAGATGTCCGGGCAGCAACATGTAAAACAGACGCTTCAGAATGCCCTCCTTCATAATAAGACGACGCATGCTTATCTATTCTCGGGTCCAAGGGGGACAGGGAAGACGAGTGCCGCAAAAGTCTTTGCAAAAGCGCTGAACTGCGAAAATGGTCCATCAAAAGAACCGTGCAATGAATGTCCAACATGTCTGAGCATTACAGAAGGTTCGAATACAGATGTGATTGAATTCGACGCAGCCTCGAACTCGCGTGTAGAGGAAATGCGTGAGATTATTGAGAAAGTCCGATTTGCCCCGTCGAATGCACGTTTTAAAGTGTATATTATTGATGAAGTACATATGCTTTCAAATTCTGCATTCAATGCTTTGTTGAAAACACTCGAAGAACCGCCATCACATGTTGTTTTCATCTTGGCGACGACGGAACCGCACAAACTACCACTAACAATTATTTCAAGATGTCAGCGCTTTGATTTCAAGCCGATCACACCGATTGATATTATGGATCGGATGAAGGTTGTACTAGCAGACACAGGAATCGAGTTTGATGAGGGGGCATTGAAGGTAATTGCGCAAGCCGCCTCGGGCGGAATGCGAGATGCGCTAAGTATGCTTGACCAAGTCGTATCGTTCAGTGGAGAACGGCTAACTGTTGAAGATGCTTTGCTTGTCACAGGTTCGATTAGTGAAGACATTTTTCATCAGCTGGCGGAAGCATTACTTAGCAAAGATGCTGGGGTGGCACTTTCATTACTTGATCGCTTAATTGCGGAAGGGAAAGATGTATCGAGGCTTGCGGAGGATTTGATTACCTTCTTTAGGGATTTGCTTCTTCTACGAACAGCCCCAGACTTGAAAAACTTGCTGGAGCTCGTATCAGGGGATGAGCGTTTTGGAGAAATGGCGCAGAGATTTAATCCAGATATTTTATATGCTTTTATAGATGTACTGGCGAAAACACAGCAAGAGATGCGGTTTTCCAATCATGCAAAGGTATATATAGAATCTGCGTTATTGAAAATGATTCACCTTGATAGTGGTCCTAGTCAATCGGCAGGTAGCAATGAGGCCGCCGACACGGGGCTTGCGCAGAAAGTAGCGGAGCTGGAGCGGGTTATCGCGAATATGCAACAGCAAATTGCTAGTGGAGTAAGTGTACAAGTGGCTGCGGAGAGAACTGCACAGCCACGAAAAAACGTCTCGAAATCATCGCAGACATTTAAAATCCCGACTGGTAAGATACATGAAGTGCTAACGGCGGCGACAAAACAGGATATCCAGACGATTAGGGAAGAGTGGGCGGGGATGATGCAGACTATGCAAAAATCACATGCCGCACTTCTTGGAGAAACGGAGCCCGTAGCGGCATCCGAGAATGCTTTTGTGTTAAAATTCAAGTATGAAATCCATTGTCTAATGG
Proteins encoded:
- the tadA gene encoding tRNA adenosine(34) deaminase TadA; protein product: MTTFEKDRRYMQLAVEEAMKAQAIGEVPIGAIIVHNDQVIARAHNLRETTQNAVTHAELSAIQEACQEIGSWRLEDTTLYVTLEPCPMCAGAILQSRIPRVVYAARDPKGGCVDSLYRLLNDPRFNHECDVVEGVLADECGEMLTTFFKAIRERKKNAKKEAAQKVE
- a CDS encoding deoxynucleoside kinase → MSVPFIAVEGPIGVGKTSLSTAIADRQQFHQLKEIVDENPFLNKFYDNIEEWSFQTEMFFLCNRYKQLSDIKNEILVEEKSVVADYHIFKNLIFAKRTLRPEEYVKYEEIYKILTKDMPVPNVIVYLHASLDTLMKRIGMRGRDFEKNMDPAYMEQLSEDYETFITYFETAHPEIPVLRFNGDELDFVNNAQDLQFILDTVDATIQKGVTVNELT
- a CDS encoding deoxynucleoside kinase; this encodes MNLREKYGIPNNAVITIAGTVGVGKSTMTQALADALNFRTSFENVDQNPYLDRFYDDFEKWSFHLQIYFLAERFKEQKRIFEYGGGFIQDRSIYEDTGIFAKMHQEKGTMDPVDYETYTNLFEAMVMTPYFPHPTLLVYLEGSLDEIVARVQERGRPMEQQTPISYWEEMHGRYDKWINSFNTCPVLRLNINDYDLIKNPQAVETIVERIGYMLDQTAFLRK
- a CDS encoding acetylglutamate kinase, which translates into the protein MNHYWGRVYLYCYPMQPCLIGPLDCVNKAEAALRSTMRRLWGEHTTWTRAAVSSLIFTLPDVSFVVARLFRTAIDLGGALRPFYGDEVAKRYSQLLTRYITLVGDFINATLVGNVEKAATIEKNWFRNGTEITLFLSNINPYLSAVEFQEMFDEQLMLIKQGMMSVFDKDFKASVDLFDLMEIGVLEMSDTITDAIVKQFPYKFMSVYG
- a CDS encoding aspartate kinase, with product MKVSKFGGTSVASAEQIKKVAAIVTSDPARKIIVVSAPGKRFGDDEKVTDLLIRLAEQALTDKETAHELEEVVNRYRLIAEGLGLSEEIVHVIEQDLQQRLGRDKNDPVLYMDYLKASGEDNNAKLIAAYFKHIGMDAKYICPKEAGLLVNDRPERVRALPEGDERLVKLRDEPGIVVFPGFFGYTEDGTLRTFNRGGSDITGSLLAAATEAELYENFTDVDSVFAANPTVVDNPIAIDKMTYREMRELAYAGFSVFHDEALMPAFRRSVPVCIKNTNNPEAPGTLIVKERNNSTQPVIGIAADDGFSTLFVDKYLMNQEIGFGRRLLQILEEEEIPFEHTPSGIDNLSVILRSKFINEDKEARIIQRVKEELKADDVHVQNDFSMIVLVGEGMRHSTGLAARAASAVARTGASIQMINQGSSEVSLVFGVHKKDETKILKELYAEFFVKSTVLS
- a CDS encoding homoserine dehydrogenase; this translates as MKNEINIGLLGFGVVGSGVAKILENHQEDLRHKLGVPVEIKKVLVKDQHKKRDTALSSDIFTTDLNEILEDPSIDLIVEVIGGTCEAKEAIESSLRAGKGVVTANKDVMAEYGPGLLQLADDNKCDLFYEASVGGGIPLIRTLEDGLASDRISALTGIVNGTTNFILTKMKHDKMSYEDALAEATELGFAEADPSADVDGIDAARKMVILASLAFSTEVLLEDVFVRGLKEIRDGDLELAEQFGYTVKLAGSAKKNSDGIEVAVEPVLFPNSHPLASVNNEFNAVYVYGDAVGETMFYGPGAGSLPTATSVTGDIVAACRNLLMGVNGKRPHAPQYERKVKSDETKLARYFHRIRVRDEIGVLTKLTAIYSSQGASLATVIQHSDKTETDADLIFITHQISRKQHLNIVAELNQTPEVIGLLSHYRVEGE
- the thrC gene encoding threonine synthase, which encodes MRRWNGLIDEYKEWLPVTEETPALTLQEGNTPLIHLTNLSKQWGIELYVKTEGTNPTGSFKDRGMVMAVAKAKEEGKEVLICASTGNTSASAAAYGARAGMRTIVVIPEGKIALGKLAQAKMYGAEIVEIAGNFDVALDMVREAGEGKVAVVNSINPYRLEGQKTIAFEAIEQLGRVPDIFALPVGNAGNISAAWKGFKEYAERKGTALPALLGVQADGAAPIVYDRVFENPETVATAIRIGNPASWQLAKGALAESNGAILSVTDEEILEAYSLIASTEGVFAEPGSCATIAGIKKRLDAGMIEKGSTIVGVLTGNGLKDPETAIRVNEQKSLLSRDQFDALLNELKEGAK
- the thrB gene encoding homoserine kinase; translation: MGEANFSVVVPATTANLGPGFDSIGLALALYMTVDVKLAEEWFVQYEGEEYQGLASGEDNLIVTTIQYVAKRYNRVVTPQQLVVRSDIPLGKGLGSSATAIAGGIEIANQLLKLSLSSKDKVLIGSELEGHADNVSAALLGGVTISYFDGGEIDVIHLPEPQIGVIILVPPKALPTKESRGLLPGELPHAVAISGSAASSVMTAAIAQGDWETAGKMMEKDIFHEPYRKPLFPDFEKIRSTSRDYGAYGMTISGAGPSLFIAVKQGEEAGVASKLAAEFPYYDCLTIKPSIAGAIVR
- the dnaX gene encoding DNA polymerase III subunit gamma/tau, with the translated sequence MVYQAFYRVYRPQSFAEMSGQQHVKQTLQNALLHNKTTHAYLFSGPRGTGKTSAAKVFAKALNCENGPSKEPCNECPTCLSITEGSNTDVIEFDAASNSRVEEMREIIEKVRFAPSNARFKVYIIDEVHMLSNSAFNALLKTLEEPPSHVVFILATTEPHKLPLTIISRCQRFDFKPITPIDIMDRMKVVLADTGIEFDEGALKVIAQAASGGMRDALSMLDQVVSFSGERLTVEDALLVTGSISEDIFHQLAEALLSKDAGVALSLLDRLIAEGKDVSRLAEDLITFFRDLLLLRTAPDLKNLLELVSGDERFGEMAQRFNPDILYAFIDVLAKTQQEMRFSNHAKVYIESALLKMIHLDSGPSQSAGSNEAADTGLAQKVAELERVIANMQQQIASGVSVQVAAERTAQPRKNVSKSSQTFKIPTGKIHEVLTAATKQDIQTIREEWAGMMQTMQKSHAALLGETEPVAASENAFVLKFKYEIHCLMASENPSLRSGLSDALRSRTGKAYEVVYVPEEGWLKVRGEFIQKSGLAKPQESSAPEEAAAEDMLSFVKEAEQENTDPIVTEAEKIFGKEFIEVHDD